One Desulfatitalea tepidiphila genomic region harbors:
- the rimO gene encoding 30S ribosomal protein S12 methylthiotransferase RimO: MNVFLESLGCARNQVDSETMLARLRSAGVEITDDPSTADTIVVNTCAFIQAATDEAIDTILTLARYKETGRCRRLIVAGCLPERYREPIVEALPEVDLFLGTGAYDRIVAAVRGGLAAGNCLLPDPESVDARLPAERIPLAAHSAYLKVAEGCSRHCTYCIIPKLRGRQHSRPLATLLEEARGLIAGGAREITLVAQESTAYGRDLAPPVDLAALLHPLAELDRSVWIRVMYGHPASISAETIAALADHDNLCPYLDIPIQHAAAGVLKRMGRGYQEQDLLTLFDRVRRQVPDVALRTTVLVGFPGETDADFQQLKAFVERVGFDHLGVFAYSDGEDLPAHRLDHHVGRRVAQSRLDELVALQRDISARNLTRYLGRTLDVLIETREADGYWTGRTLYQAPEVDGVTFVRPPPDAVGLAVGARVPVRIVEAMDYDLTAEVS; this comes from the coding sequence ATGAACGTATTCCTCGAAAGTCTGGGCTGTGCCCGCAACCAGGTGGACAGCGAAACCATGCTGGCCCGCCTGCGTTCGGCGGGGGTGGAGATCACCGACGATCCGTCCACGGCCGACACCATCGTGGTCAACACCTGCGCCTTCATCCAGGCGGCGACCGACGAGGCCATCGATACGATCCTGACCCTGGCGCGCTATAAAGAAACCGGGCGCTGCCGCCGCCTGATCGTGGCCGGTTGCCTGCCCGAGCGCTACCGCGAACCGATCGTCGAGGCGCTGCCGGAGGTGGATCTCTTCCTGGGCACCGGCGCCTACGACCGCATCGTGGCGGCCGTCAGGGGCGGCTTGGCCGCCGGAAATTGCCTGTTGCCCGATCCGGAGAGCGTGGATGCGCGGCTGCCAGCCGAGCGGATACCCCTGGCCGCCCACAGCGCATATTTGAAGGTCGCCGAGGGGTGCAGCCGGCACTGCACCTACTGCATCATTCCCAAGTTGCGCGGCCGCCAGCACAGCCGCCCCCTGGCCACCCTGCTCGAAGAGGCGCGTGGGTTGATCGCCGGCGGTGCCCGGGAGATCACCCTAGTGGCCCAGGAGAGCACGGCCTATGGCCGGGACCTGGCGCCGCCCGTCGATCTGGCCGCGCTGCTGCATCCCCTGGCCGAACTGGACCGGTCGGTGTGGATCCGGGTGATGTACGGCCATCCGGCGAGCATCTCCGCCGAGACGATCGCGGCCCTGGCCGATCACGACAACCTGTGCCCCTACCTGGACATTCCGATCCAGCATGCCGCCGCCGGGGTGCTCAAACGCATGGGGCGAGGCTACCAGGAGCAGGATCTGTTGACGCTCTTCGACCGCGTCCGGCGGCAGGTGCCGGACGTGGCCCTGCGCACCACCGTGCTGGTGGGCTTTCCCGGCGAGACCGATGCCGACTTCCAACAGCTCAAGGCGTTCGTCGAGCGGGTCGGTTTCGATCACCTGGGGGTCTTCGCCTATTCGGACGGTGAGGATCTGCCCGCCCACCGGCTCGATCACCACGTGGGGCGGCGGGTGGCCCAGTCGCGGCTGGACGAGTTGGTGGCCCTGCAGCGGGATATTTCGGCCCGCAATCTGACCCGCTATCTGGGGCGCACCCTGGATGTGCTCATCGAGACGCGCGAGGCGGACGGGTATTGGACGGGCCGCACCCTGTACCAGGCGCCGGAGGTTGACGGCGTCACCTTTGTCCGTCCGCCGCCGGATGCCGTCGGGTTGGCCGTCGGCGCGAGGGTGCCGGTGCGTATCGTCGAAGCCATGGATTACGATTTGACCGCAGAGGTGTCATGA
- a CDS encoding polyprenyl synthetase family protein yields MSDLKRKILSAVADELKLIEQALADHLHPHFDLVAQVAGHLLFAGGKRLRPLLMMRSARLCRCDRDDLSQFAIIFEYLHAATLMHDDVVDGARLRRGRPAAHHVWDPPTAVLTGDFLLARSLSLAARTRLPEVIDVIAGITEQMSQGEIRQLAHKGDVTLDETVYLDVIRCKTAVLFQGACRTGALIAGAPASLCDALDDYGFHLGMAFQMADDLLDYTQETAALGKAAGADLREGKLTLPVIRTLSRADHRQREWIEALVRDPEFTPADFDRLVDLMRMHGGIEDTRQSAAIHIRRAKSALSGFEDGPHRALLADIADYAWARTA; encoded by the coding sequence ATGAGCGATCTCAAACGCAAAATTCTCTCGGCCGTGGCTGATGAGCTCAAGCTGATCGAACAGGCCTTGGCCGATCATCTCCATCCCCATTTCGATCTGGTGGCCCAGGTGGCCGGTCATCTGCTCTTTGCCGGCGGCAAGCGCCTGCGGCCCCTGTTGATGATGCGCTCGGCACGCCTCTGCAGGTGCGACAGGGACGATCTGTCCCAGTTCGCGATCATTTTCGAATACCTGCACGCCGCCACGCTGATGCATGACGATGTGGTGGATGGCGCCCGGTTGCGCCGCGGCAGACCGGCCGCCCATCATGTGTGGGATCCGCCCACCGCCGTGCTGACCGGCGATTTCCTGCTGGCCCGCTCGCTCTCTCTGGCGGCCCGCACGCGCTTGCCCGAGGTGATCGACGTGATTGCCGGGATCACCGAGCAGATGTCCCAGGGCGAGATCCGGCAGTTGGCCCACAAGGGGGATGTCACCTTGGACGAAACGGTCTATCTGGACGTGATCCGCTGCAAAACCGCCGTGCTGTTTCAGGGCGCCTGCCGCACGGGCGCCCTGATCGCCGGGGCGCCCGCGTCGCTCTGCGACGCCCTGGATGACTATGGGTTTCACCTGGGCATGGCCTTTCAGATGGCCGACGACCTGCTCGACTACACCCAGGAGACCGCTGCCCTGGGCAAGGCGGCCGGTGCCGATTTGCGCGAGGGCAAGTTGACCTTGCCCGTGATTCGAACCCTTTCCAGGGCAGATCACCGGCAAAGGGAGTGGATCGAGGCCCTGGTCCGCGATCCGGAGTTCACGCCGGCCGATTTTGACCGGTTGGTCGATTTGATGCGGATGCACGGCGGCATCGAAGATACCCGTCAATCCGCTGCAATCCACATCCGGCGGGCCAAATCGGCCCTGTCGGGCTTCGAGGACGGTCCCCACCGGGCCTTGTTGGCCGATATCGCCGATTATGCCTGGGCGCGGACCGCATGA
- a CDS encoding CDP-alcohol phosphatidyltransferase family protein: protein MRRFSSPISIPNILTLVRILLTPVFVILLLRGLYAYALAVFVFAGVSDGLDGFIARYFNQRTALGAYLDPTADKLLLVSSFVTLAALQVIPAWVAVVVITRDVLIVVGIAIFTLFEKAYDVHPSIWSKLTTASQLLLVAATLFDPTRARLPDLHAPLIWVTAGVTILSGLHYIYIGMSILQETGES, encoded by the coding sequence TTGAGACGATTCAGTTCGCCCATCAGCATCCCCAACATTTTGACCCTGGTGCGCATTCTGCTCACGCCGGTCTTTGTCATCCTGCTGTTGCGCGGACTTTATGCCTATGCGCTGGCGGTCTTTGTGTTCGCAGGCGTCAGCGATGGACTGGACGGGTTTATCGCCCGCTACTTCAACCAGCGTACGGCCTTGGGGGCCTATCTCGATCCCACGGCCGACAAACTGCTCCTGGTGTCTTCGTTCGTGACCCTGGCCGCACTGCAGGTGATTCCGGCCTGGGTGGCGGTGGTGGTCATCACGCGGGACGTCCTCATCGTGGTCGGTATCGCCATCTTCACCCTCTTCGAAAAAGCCTACGACGTGCATCCGTCCATCTGGAGCAAGTTGACGACCGCTTCGCAGCTTCTGCTGGTGGCGGCTACGCTGTTCGATCCGACCCGGGCCCGCCTGCCCGACCTGCACGCCCCGCTCATCTGGGTCACGGCCGGGGTGACCATCCTCTCGGGACTGCACTATATCTACATCGGGATGAGCATTTTGCAGGAGACGGGGGAGAGTTGA
- a CDS encoding MBL fold metallo-hydrolase — protein MARRTFLQKSIQGLKAMALLNMLPGSLARAAVEPSRTDDLHYKLLDGVSLRELAAQKAHHGEDGRFVNPLGHSRRRRRFGELLHWKLFAENEYGPHLDRQPLIPVRVDWRKLEKSDGVSVTFLKHASILIKDQDAHLIVDPVFRDMFWFIEDFSPLAFDVREMPPIDHILITHGHYDHLNTPTLADFDPKTHVIAPLGYNDIFDDLGMRQRTHLDWYEMYSDGRRNITLLPCNHWTMRNPLVGPNRALWGSYLIETAGGKTIYISGDTAFFDGFSEIGRQFDIDLAIINLGAYAPRWFMAPSHMDPKETVTAFRQLGAKQLIVVHWGTFRLGDEPVHFPPLELGEVMKKEGLLDRLVDIRHGETHILTAPSGNDLLE, from the coding sequence ATGGCACGCAGAACCTTTCTCCAAAAATCGATACAAGGGCTCAAGGCCATGGCCCTTTTGAATATGCTTCCGGGCAGCCTGGCCCGCGCGGCGGTGGAACCGTCCCGGACGGACGACCTGCACTACAAATTACTCGACGGGGTTTCGCTCAGGGAACTGGCCGCTCAAAAGGCGCACCACGGCGAAGACGGCCGTTTCGTCAACCCGCTGGGACACTCCCGAAGACGGCGGCGTTTCGGCGAGTTGCTGCACTGGAAGCTGTTCGCCGAGAACGAGTATGGGCCCCATCTGGACCGGCAGCCGCTGATCCCGGTGCGGGTCGACTGGCGCAAGCTGGAAAAGAGCGACGGCGTTTCGGTGACTTTTCTCAAGCATGCCTCAATACTGATCAAGGATCAGGACGCCCACCTGATCGTCGACCCGGTCTTTCGCGACATGTTCTGGTTCATCGAGGACTTTTCGCCCCTGGCCTTTGACGTGCGGGAGATGCCGCCCATCGACCACATCCTCATCACCCATGGCCATTACGATCACCTCAACACACCCACCCTGGCCGACTTCGACCCCAAGACCCATGTGATCGCGCCGCTCGGATACAACGACATATTCGATGACCTGGGCATGCGCCAGCGCACCCACCTGGACTGGTATGAAATGTACAGCGACGGCCGGCGCAACATCACCCTGCTGCCCTGCAACCACTGGACCATGCGCAACCCGCTGGTGGGCCCCAATCGCGCCCTCTGGGGATCGTACCTCATCGAAACCGCCGGCGGCAAAACCATCTACATCTCCGGCGACACCGCTTTTTTCGACGGGTTCTCCGAAATCGGTCGGCAGTTCGACATCGATCTGGCCATCATCAACCTCGGCGCCTACGCGCCGCGCTGGTTCATGGCGCCCAGCCACATGGATCCGAAAGAGACGGTGACCGCCTTCCGGCAACTGGGCGCCAAACAGCTGATCGTGGTCCACTGGGGAACCTTTCGCCTGGGAGACGAACCGGTGCACTTCCCGCCTCTGGAACTGGGCGAGGTGATGAAAAAGGAGGGGTTGCTGGACCGCTTGGTGGATATCCGACACGGCGAAACGCACATCCTGACGGCGCCGTCCGGCAACGATTTATTGGAATAG
- the argS gene encoding arginine--tRNA ligase: protein MIDHIRELILAAARRAHADGTLPSDAFPDVAVETPKMDNHGDFATNFAMLSAKVQKMAPRRVAQALVDHMVDPDDHLDRTEIAGPGFVNFFLKPSAWPPVVGRVLSEDQRYGASRIGQGKRVQVEFVSANPTGPLHVGHGRGAAVGDAVANILACCGYDVQREYYINDSGRQIRTLGRSVFLRCREMIGEAVEFPEDCYQGDYIRDLAREVIDAKGADFIRGDEDAALNHCARHAADAILAGIRADLENFGVRYDEWFSEQRLYDEGQVEQSLEELKARGVVYAKDHAWWFNTTAYGDEKDRVVVRQNGLTTYFASDIAYHRNKFARGFDRIIDVWGADHHGYIPRMQAAVEATGHRREQFQVILVQLVNLLRGGQPVAMSTRSGEFVTLEEVVAEVGRDAARFIFLTRAYDSPLDFDLEVAKQRTNDNPVYYVQYVHARIASILRKAQENGMAGLQWSAEAGRRLTEAEEIALIKALDQYPRVVDTAAENLAPHRVTFFLMQLAALFHAYYNKHRVLVEDPQLAAGRLGLILAVQKVIRNGLALLGVSAPEQM from the coding sequence ATGATAGACCATATCCGCGAATTGATCCTGGCCGCGGCCCGCCGGGCCCATGCCGACGGCACGCTGCCATCGGATGCCTTTCCCGACGTGGCGGTCGAGACGCCCAAGATGGACAACCACGGCGATTTTGCCACCAACTTTGCCATGCTGTCGGCCAAGGTCCAGAAAATGGCGCCCCGCCGCGTGGCCCAGGCCCTGGTGGACCACATGGTGGATCCGGACGACCACCTGGATAGAACCGAGATCGCCGGTCCCGGGTTCGTCAACTTTTTCCTCAAGCCCTCGGCCTGGCCGCCGGTGGTCGGTCGGGTGCTGTCCGAGGACCAGCGCTATGGCGCCTCCCGCATCGGCCAGGGAAAGCGGGTGCAGGTCGAGTTCGTCAGCGCCAACCCCACCGGCCCCCTGCACGTGGGCCACGGGCGCGGCGCGGCCGTGGGCGATGCGGTGGCCAACATCCTGGCCTGTTGCGGGTACGACGTTCAGCGCGAATACTACATCAACGATTCGGGCCGCCAGATCCGCACCCTGGGCCGTTCGGTGTTTTTGCGCTGCCGGGAGATGATCGGCGAAGCGGTCGAATTCCCCGAGGATTGCTACCAGGGCGACTATATCCGCGACCTGGCCCGGGAGGTGATCGATGCCAAAGGGGCCGATTTCATCCGCGGCGACGAGGACGCCGCCCTGAACCATTGCGCGCGCCACGCGGCCGACGCCATCCTGGCCGGTATCCGTGCCGACCTGGAAAACTTCGGGGTGCGCTACGACGAATGGTTCAGCGAGCAGCGCCTCTATGACGAAGGGCAGGTCGAACAGTCCCTGGAAGAGCTCAAGGCGCGCGGGGTGGTCTATGCCAAGGACCACGCCTGGTGGTTCAACACCACTGCCTACGGCGACGAAAAGGACCGCGTGGTGGTGCGCCAGAACGGCCTGACCACCTATTTCGCCTCGGATATCGCCTACCACCGCAACAAGTTCGCCCGCGGTTTCGACCGCATCATCGACGTGTGGGGCGCCGATCACCACGGCTACATCCCGCGCATGCAGGCCGCCGTGGAGGCCACCGGCCATCGCCGGGAGCAGTTCCAGGTGATCCTGGTGCAGCTGGTCAACCTGCTGCGCGGCGGCCAGCCGGTGGCCATGTCCACGCGGTCCGGCGAATTCGTGACCCTCGAAGAGGTGGTGGCCGAGGTGGGGCGCGATGCGGCCCGCTTCATCTTCCTGACCCGTGCCTATGACAGCCCCCTGGACTTCGATCTGGAGGTGGCCAAACAGCGCACCAACGACAATCCGGTCTATTATGTCCAGTATGTCCACGCCCGCATCGCCAGCATCCTGCGCAAGGCCCAAGAGAACGGCATGGCCGGGCTGCAGTGGTCGGCCGAGGCCGGCCGGCGCCTGACCGAGGCCGAGGAGATCGCCCTGATCAAGGCCCTGGACCAGTATCCCCGGGTGGTCGATACGGCCGCCGAAAACCTGGCGCCCCACCGCGTCACCTTTTTTCTCATGCAGCTGGCCGCCCTGTTCCATGCCTATTACAACAAGCATCGGGTGCTGGTGGAAGATCCGCAATTGGCCGCCGGGCGGCTCGGGTTGATCCTGGCCGTGCAGAAGGTGATCCGCAACGGGCTGGCGCTGCTGGGCGTGAGCGCGCCGGAACAGATGTAG
- a CDS encoding SPOR domain-containing protein has product MTDQQPKFAIQITRKASLVWAGVLLFVMGWMFVLGILVGRGTAPVPLKAHALEQELRNLKAAMLRQQQEEIETRVNPGDAPATELGFYEALKKPPAPTARRIADAPQAVKKPAPVLAEKKPAAPTPIPERKPEKAALPPTVPPVAAKPVAAPKTVAPAATAPAQKERFAIQVGAFKDAASADGMVDRLRGKGYPAYHLRTELPGKGVWYRVRVGAFAAREGAETMLTRLKGDQVQGMVVTTP; this is encoded by the coding sequence GTGACAGACCAACAGCCCAAATTTGCCATTCAAATCACCCGCAAGGCGAGCCTGGTGTGGGCCGGGGTGCTGTTGTTCGTGATGGGATGGATGTTTGTCCTGGGTATCCTGGTCGGCCGGGGCACCGCGCCGGTTCCCCTGAAGGCCCATGCCCTGGAACAGGAGCTGCGGAACCTGAAGGCCGCCATGCTGCGGCAGCAACAGGAAGAGATCGAAACACGGGTCAATCCCGGTGACGCGCCGGCTACGGAGCTGGGGTTTTACGAGGCCCTCAAGAAGCCGCCGGCCCCCACGGCGCGGCGGATCGCGGATGCGCCCCAAGCGGTGAAAAAACCGGCGCCGGTGCTGGCAGAAAAGAAGCCGGCGGCGCCCACACCCATACCGGAACGGAAACCCGAAAAGGCTGCGCTCCCTCCGACCGTGCCCCCCGTGGCCGCCAAACCCGTGGCGGCGCCCAAAACGGTTGCCCCCGCGGCGACCGCGCCGGCCCAGAAGGAGCGCTTTGCAATTCAGGTGGGGGCCTTCAAGGATGCGGCCAGCGCCGACGGCATGGTCGACCGGTTGCGCGGCAAGGGGTATCCGGCCTACCATCTGCGCACGGAGTTGCCGGGCAAGGGGGTGTGGTACCGGGTCCGCGTGGGCGCATTTGCCGCCCGTGAAGGGGCCGAAACCATGTTGACCCGTCTGAAAGGGGACCAGGTACAGGGCATGGTGGTCACCACGCCTTGA
- the gatC gene encoding Asp-tRNA(Asn)/Glu-tRNA(Gln) amidotransferase subunit GatC — translation MKITAEQVTHVARLARLDIDAASVDGLARQMATILDYVDTLGQVDTEGVPATAHAIDLTNAFRDDTPHRHLSPEQAMANAPARAEAGFVVPKVIG, via the coding sequence ATGAAAATCACGGCCGAACAAGTGACACATGTGGCCCGTCTGGCCCGTCTCGACATCGATGCCGCTTCGGTGGACGGACTGGCCCGGCAGATGGCCACTATCCTGGACTATGTCGATACCCTCGGCCAGGTGGACACCGAGGGGGTGCCGGCCACCGCCCATGCCATCGATCTGACCAACGCCTTCAGGGACGATACGCCCCATCGGCATCTCTCACCGGAGCAGGCCATGGCCAATGCGCCGGCCAGGGCCGAGGCCGGTTTCGTGGTGCCCAAGGTGATCGGGTGA
- the gatA gene encoding Asp-tRNA(Asn)/Glu-tRNA(Gln) amidotransferase subunit GatA has translation MNLHTLTVAQAHELLERKEISAVELTRAVLDRIQQAEPAIAAYLTVTADQALEEARQADQDIAQGCAAALTGIPIALKDVLCTQGVRTTCASRILENFIPPYDAFVVQRLKAQGAVVLGKLNMDEFAMGSTTEHSAFQVTRNPWNTDCIPGGSSGGSAAAVAADMCLAALGSDTGGSIRQPASHCGVVGLKPTYGRVSRYGLVAFASSLDQIGPLSKSVADSALVLQAIAGHDSADSTCAPQPVPDYGAALGRGVKGLRIGVPEEYFDTPGLDPEVAAAVMKAIDTLKALGARTVTVRLPHTRYGVAAYYVIAPSEASSNLARYDGVKYGLRSSDAAEPANTLIDMYRRTRSQGFGPEVQRRILLGTYALSAGYYDAYYRKASQVRTLIMRDFAKAFESCDLIASPVTPTPATPIGAHSDDPLAMYLTDVYTLPANLAGLPGISVPCGFSGQGLPIGLQLMAGHFQEELLLAAAHAFEQATDFHQRKPGL, from the coding sequence ATGAACCTACACACCCTGACCGTGGCCCAGGCCCATGAGCTGCTCGAACGCAAGGAGATCTCCGCGGTCGAATTGACCCGGGCCGTTCTGGATCGCATCCAGCAGGCCGAACCGGCCATCGCCGCCTATCTCACCGTTACCGCCGACCAAGCCTTGGAAGAGGCACGCCAGGCCGACCAGGACATTGCCCAGGGCTGTGCGGCCGCCCTGACCGGCATCCCCATTGCCCTGAAGGACGTGCTCTGTACCCAGGGGGTGCGCACCACCTGCGCTTCGCGCATCCTTGAAAATTTCATTCCGCCCTACGACGCCTTCGTGGTGCAGCGGCTCAAGGCCCAGGGCGCCGTCGTGTTGGGCAAACTGAACATGGACGAATTCGCCATGGGCTCCACCACCGAGCATTCGGCCTTTCAGGTGACCCGCAATCCATGGAACACCGACTGCATTCCCGGCGGCTCCAGCGGCGGATCGGCCGCGGCCGTGGCCGCCGACATGTGCCTGGCCGCACTGGGTTCGGACACCGGCGGCTCCATCCGCCAGCCGGCCTCCCACTGCGGCGTGGTGGGCCTCAAGCCGACCTACGGCCGGGTGTCGCGTTATGGATTGGTGGCCTTTGCCTCTTCCCTGGATCAGATCGGGCCGCTGAGCAAGAGCGTGGCCGACAGTGCCCTCGTGCTCCAGGCCATCGCCGGACACGATTCGGCCGATTCCACCTGCGCCCCCCAGCCGGTGCCCGATTACGGCGCAGCCCTCGGCCGGGGCGTCAAGGGGCTGCGCATCGGCGTCCCCGAGGAGTATTTCGACACGCCCGGACTGGACCCCGAGGTAGCGGCGGCGGTGATGAAGGCCATCGACACGCTCAAGGCGCTGGGCGCCCGGACGGTGACGGTACGACTGCCCCACACCCGTTACGGTGTGGCCGCCTACTACGTCATCGCCCCGTCCGAGGCCAGTTCCAACCTGGCCCGCTACGACGGCGTCAAGTACGGTCTGCGCAGCAGCGATGCGGCTGAGCCGGCCAACACCCTGATCGACATGTACCGCCGCACACGCTCCCAGGGCTTCGGCCCCGAGGTCCAGCGGCGCATCCTGCTGGGGACCTATGCGCTGTCCGCCGGTTATTACGATGCATACTACCGCAAGGCCTCCCAGGTGCGGACCCTGATCATGCGCGATTTTGCCAAGGCTTTCGAAAGCTGCGATCTCATCGCCTCGCCGGTGACCCCCACCCCGGCCACGCCCATCGGCGCCCACAGCGACGATCCCCTGGCCATGTACCTGACCGACGTCTACACCCTGCCGGCCAACCTGGCCGGGCTGCCCGGCATATCGGTACCCTGCGGTTTTTCCGGTCAAGGACTTCCCATCGGCCTGCAGCTCATGGCCGGCCATTTCCAGGAGGAACTGCTGCTCGCCGCGGCCCATGCCTTCGAGCAGGCCACCGACTTTCATCAGCGCAAGCCCGGCTTATGA
- a CDS encoding four helix bundle protein — protein MDVYRVSIEFVTWSYRLAKSLKGVDRHARDQLLRSSQSVPLNIAEGNGKIPSAERKRYQRIALGSALESAATIDVLAACGAIEPTAASEGKALLRRVVSMLTRMVSMPTQVREGIEYEYAYAYEYDEPRFPGINKKSTSPGDKPKD, from the coding sequence CTGGACGTTTATCGCGTCAGCATTGAATTTGTTACCTGGTCATACCGGCTTGCCAAGTCGTTGAAGGGCGTGGATCGTCATGCCCGTGATCAATTGCTGAGATCCTCTCAATCGGTTCCGTTGAATATTGCAGAGGGGAACGGAAAGATCCCGTCGGCTGAGAGAAAACGTTATCAGCGTATCGCACTGGGTTCGGCGTTGGAAAGTGCGGCCACAATAGATGTTTTGGCGGCTTGCGGTGCAATAGAGCCCACAGCCGCAAGTGAAGGTAAGGCCTTACTAAGGCGAGTAGTGTCAATGCTTACGAGAATGGTATCGATGCCCACACAGGTTAGGGAAGGGATCGAGTACGAGTACGCGTACGCGTACGAGTACGATGAACCCAGGTTTCCTGGAATAAACAAGAAATCAACGTCACCAGGCGATAAGCCGAAAGATTGA